Genomic DNA from Penaeus monodon isolate SGIC_2016 unplaced genomic scaffold, NSTDA_Pmon_1 PmonScaffold_3002, whole genome shotgun sequence:
TGCGGAGTTTCCGCACTCCTGAGAAAGCCCTCTCACAGAAGGATCGGGAGGAGGATCGTCGTAACCGCGGCGGCGCCGGCGCCGGCGGCGGTGCCGTCGTCGTTCGCCAACCCCCAcccaagaggggggagagactcccgacgacgacgacgacgccgcGCGGCCCACGCGCGCCGCCGCACTCGTTAGACGGCCACCCGCACTCTAAATATTTTCCCACGCACGGGTCTGTCTTCCCACGGGGCAGGTCACGGGATTTTAACCGTATTCCCTTTAGCCCGAAATCTGACTGGACCGtttctttgcatttctctctttctttctttttctcctttgtcgTTTTGGATCCAGACAAATTGCTGAGGCGGGGGATTGGCGTGGCCGGCCAGcgcaagcgagcaagcgagcaagcgagcaagcgagcaagcgagcaagcgagcaaaaAAAAAGGCCGTGGCCAAGACGCCGGCCGCGAGAGGCCCTGAGAGTGGTTTCTCATcaaaaaaccatcatcatcagggcCCCACACCGTTCGCAGCCGGCGCCGACAAGCCCCGAGAGCCCGCCCGCCCGGGTTGGGCTGGCTGCTGCTGCTCGGGCCTCGTGCCGCCTCGACCCCTTTCCAAAACAGGGAGATCCCAAGAAGAGCTCTCGACTGTTTTGTGGCGTTTTCCAGGGGATCGGAGGGAAGCTATCCTCGGGCTAAGGGCCGACTTATCCACGACCAAGCGATGTTGGCGGGGAACCCTCCTCCGCTTCGGTCAACGAGGGTTCGGCTTGCTCGAGCATTTGCTACTACCACCAAGATCCGCACCAGTGGCGGCTCCAGACCGGCTCGCGCCGTATCCTTCTACGCTCACCACCGCGCCCTCCTACTCGCCGGGGCCTCGAGACCTCCTCGACGCAGCCTATAGTGCGCCCGGCGGTCGAGTATCGGGAGGATGCTTGAGCGCCATGCCATTTTCGGGGTTACTTGCTTCGGCAGGTGAGTTGTTACACACTCCTTAGCGGATTCCAACTTCCATGGCCACCGTCCTGCTGTCTATAGCAAGCAACTCCCTTCCATGGGATCGGAATTAGCATCCATTTAGGCCCCTTAACTCGACGTTTGGTTCATCCCACAGCGCCAGTTCTGCTTACCAAAATTGGCCCACTAGGCACTCCGATTCTCGTCCGGGGCTTCAGCGAAGCAAGCCCGGCACCTCACCCATTTAAAGTTTGAGAATGGGCTGAGGACATTTCGTCCCCAACACCCCTAGTCATTCGCTTTACCGGATGGAACTCGTTCGAAGCGAGCGCCAGCTATCCTGAGGGAAACTTCGGAGGGAACCAGCTACTAGATAGTTCGATTGGTCTTTCGCCCCTATACTCAGCTCTGGCGATCGATTTGCACGTCAGAAACGCTTCGGACCTCCACCAGGGTTTCCCCTGGCTTCATCCTGGCCAAGCATAGTTCACTATCTTTCGGGTCCCAACATCTATGCTCTGGGTACCCGCCGACACATCCGGCCGCCCGAGCCCGCCGAGGCGGGGGGCGACCGTTCGTCATGGCGAGTCCCGGACCtgcgcccccccccgcccggtgAGGGGCGTGCGGGGCGTGCGGGAGCGGGAGGGAGCCCGCGCCGTCCCGGGGAGGAAAGTCAGTCACTCCGTCCGGGTGCGCGCGGCCGCCCGCTGCTCCGAGGGATCGGCCCGATCACTTTCATTGCGCCCGTGGGTTTAGCGCGCCCATTGACTCGCATACATGTTGGACTCCTTGGTCCGTGTTTCAAGACGGGTCGGGAGGAGTACCGACTCTTTGCACGCCGCGAAGGCCacgcgggagagggaaagggaagcgcgGGAGCCAGCGAATTAGGCTCGACCGCGGCCTCGGACCAGTCCCCCGTTCCCGGCAGGCCCCGGAGGAGAGACCGTCGGGGGGGCAAGACGAGGGCACCGGGGGATCCCCGGACGGGCGCGCTGGAAAACGCCCCCCGCCCAACGAGGAGCGGAGGACGAACGCGCCGCCGGTTCCTACCAGGACCCGGGCCTCAGACGCCCGTGTGTCCCCAACGCGTCGCGGCGACCTACTGCGGGGGGAAGATCGCCCGCCGGCGCCGGGCAGGCGGCGGGGGCCGCTCCCCGCGTTGGCTCCTTCGGCCGAGGCCTCCGGAACGGGAAGTCGCCACGCCCGCTGCCGTCTCCCGGCAGGCCGACGAACTGAATCCCCCCAGTTCGATCTTCGAATCTCCGCCCGTTTAGCCTCTTAACGGTTTCACGTTCTCTTGAACTCTCTCTACAGGGTTCTGTTTCAACTTTCCCTCACGGTACTTGTTCGCTATCGGTCTCGTGGTCATATTTAGCCTTAGATGGAGTTTACCACCTGCTTTAGGTTGCGGTTTCAGGCAACCCGACTCTAAGGAGAGGCCCGTTCCGCACTCCCGAAACCCCCCTCCCcgcgaacgaggaggaggaagtcccTTTCCGCCACACGGGCCTGACACCCTCCGTGGGTATGAGAGTCATTCATGAACAACTTAGGCGGCTCGGAAGCGCGTGCAGGACCTCTCCCGAACGCAGCACCCCTCGAGCCCCCCGCGAAGGGGACGCGAGGCTTTGCGCTGGGCTCTTCCCGTTTCGGTCGCACTTACTCAGGGAATCCCGGTTGGTTTCTTTTCCTCCGCTGATTAATATGCTTAAATTAGGCGGGTCATCTCCCTCCACTCGAGGTCGACGTACGTACAAcaaaaagcgagcgagcgagcgggcgaacgagtcgccgccgccgccgccgtcgccgtcgtCTTGCTTGTTTTGTGCTTTGGGATCATTTCGCTCTCTTAGTCCGTTGATTAACGGCTTTCCACGCCCCCCCTGCCTGCCCCGAAACCCCACGCGGGGGTTTCGTGGCGCGGAGAGGGCCCCAATCTACGCGGTCTCGCGATCTCAGGGTGCGCCCTTGCCCTCTCCAGCACGGCCGGATGGCcccgtcccccttcctctcctttcggggggggggggggtgccggacGGCTCCGAGGCCGCGGTCGAGCCTAATTCGCTGGCTCCCgcgcttcctttccctctcccgcggGCCTTCGCGAGCGTGCAAAGAGTCGGTATCCTGCCCGACCGTCTTGAAAACAGGACCAAGGAGTCCAACATGTAGGCGAGCAATGGGCGCGCTAAACCCCACGGGCGCAAATGAAAGTGATCGGGCCGTCCCTCGGAGCAGCGGGCGCCGCGCCACCCGGACGGAGTGACTGACTTTCCTCCCCGGGGACGGCGCGGGCTCCCTTTCCCCGCTCCCGCACGCCCCGCCCGCCCCTCAccggggcgggcggggggggcgcAAGGTCCGGGACTCGCCATGACGAAACGGTGCCCCCGCCTCGGCGGGCTCGGGCGGCCGGATGTGTCGGCTGGGTACCCAGAGCATAGATGTTGGGGACCCGAAAGATAGGAACCTATGCTTGGCCAGGATGAAGCCAGGGGAAACCCTGGTGGAGGTCCGGAAAGCGTTTTCGACGTGCAAATCGATCGCCAGAGCTGAGTATAGGGGCGAAAGGACCAATCGAAACCTATCTAGTCAGCTGGTTCCGCCGAAAGTTTACCTCAGGATAGCTGGGCGCGCTTTCGAAACGATGTTTCCAGCCGGTAAAGCGAAGACTAGGTGTGTTGGGGACGAAATGTCCTCAGCCCATTCTCACAACTTTAAAATGGGTGAGGTGCCGGGGCTGCTTCGCTCGAAGCCCGGACGAGAATCGGAGTGCCTAGGTGAGGCCAATTTGGTAAGCAGAACTGGCGCTGTGGGATGAACCAAAGTTCGAGTTAAGGGGCCTAAATGGATGCTAATTCCGACCCATGGAAGGGGAGTTGCTTGCTATAGACAGTCAGGACGGTGGCCATGGAAGTTGGGAAATCCGTAAGGGAGTGTGTAACAACTCCACCTGCCGAAGGCAAGTAACCCCGAAAATGGCATGGCGCTCAAGGCATCTCCCGATACTCGACCGCCGGGCGCACTATAGGCTGCGTCGAGGGGTCTCGAGGCCCAGGCGAGTAGGAGGCGCGGTGGTGAGAGTAGGAAGGATTACGGCGCGAGCGGTTCTGGAGCCGCCAATGGTGCGATCTGGTGGTAGTAGCAAATGCTCGGAGCAAGCCGAACCCATCGTTGACCGAAGCGGAGGAGGGCCTTCCCCGCCACATCGCTTGGTCGTGGAAAGTCGGCCCTTAGCCCGAGGATGAGCTTCCCCCGATCCCCTGGAAAAACGCCACAATAACAGTCGAGAAGCTCTTCTTGGATTTCCCTGTTTGGAAGGGTCGAAGGCGGCACGAGGGCCCGAGGCAGCAGCAGCCAGCCCAACCGGGCGGGCGGGCTCTCGGGGGCTTGTCGGCGCCGGATGCGCAACGGTGTGGGGCcctgatgatgatgttttttgaTGAGAAAACCACTCTCAGGGCCTCTCGCGGCCGGCGTCTTGGCCACGGACTTTTTTTTGCTCGCTTGATCGctgctcgcttgctcgcttgcgCTGCCGGCCAGCCAATCCCCCGCCTCAGCAATTGTCTGGAATCAAACAACGAACAAAggacgaaaaaaggaaagaaagagagaaagaaagaaacggtcCAGTCAGATTTCGGGCTAAAGGGAATACGGTTTAAAAATCCCGTGACCTGCCCCGTGGGAAGACAGACCCGTGCGTGGGAAAAATATTTAGAGTGCGGGTGGCCGTCTAAGAGTGCGCGGCGCGCGTGGGCGCGCGGCGTCGTCGTCGTGTCGGGGAGTCTTCACCCCTCTTGGGTGGGGGTGCGAAACGGGGACGACGGCAACGCCGCCGGCGCCGGCGCAACGCCGCGGGTTACGACGATCCTCCTCCCGATCCTCTGTGAGAGGGCTTTCTCAGGAGTGCGGAAAACTCCGCATTCCGGTCGACCAGCGCCGGTCTCGCcgatactcctcctccttcctcctcaggcagagggaggagaagaagaaggctcGAGACCCCCTAGTAGGCTCTGGCGGCAGTGCAGGGACTCCCCTTCGCTCCGGAGTAAgcgcctttattattattgacggAGACGGTTACGGCTCCGTGCGCAGAGCGAGCGCTCGcgcccaaacacaccccccaaggTGTTTTCAGTGCCGGGTGGTACGGAGGCCAGTGCGTGTGCTTGGCAAACAGGAGTACTCGTTCGCCGACGCGGCGGGAGCCCGGGGACAAGCTTGCTTCTCTTTATTAGGCTGATGGAGGCCCCCAAGTTTATGCGTTCACTTAGAGTGGGGGTCGTTGGACGAAACAGCCATACGGAGATGTGATCTGTTTGGGAGCAATCCTCGCTGTTGCGATCGCCACCGGTTCGCCGAAGAGCACCGCGCAAATAAGCGCTTGGTGTCCCGTGCGCTACCGCCGGCCCTAGAAAAGGAGTATAGGGTAAAACCCCCTCCGGTACCAACAAAACCCAACCAACCGGACAGAGGCATGTTGTatttgagagggggtggggtgggcagCGGCTTGCGCGCGCTCGTCGAACGCCGCAGGGCCGAACGAGAGCGAGTTGCGGGGCGGAGACTAGCACCAGCCAATGAGTATGTGGAACCGCCAGTGGCGTACAAGGGGACAAACCAGAGTTGGAGGCGCCCCGGTCGGGGGAAGAagaagcggaggaagaggaaggaacggaGATAGTTGCTCTTCTCCTGCCTTCCTTTCAGCCTTAGCCCTCGGGAGTCGAAGATGCCTACCAGCGCGCCCGCGTTGCGGGGGGGGGCAGTCCCGACCTGACTCCGCAGCAGGTCTCCAAGGTGTTCAGCACTCTGGTCGATAGATCAATGTAGGTAAGGGAAGTCGGCAAGTTAGATCCGTTAATTCGGGACAAGGATTGCTCTGAGGGTCGAGCCATGCTGGGGCCCACCGCCGGAAGCGGGCCCTCGTTTCCCCTGGCGGGTCGGCCGCCGAGTGCGGCGCGGGGGGCGGCGGCGAGGAGGGGGCCCAAGGGTGGCCTTGGCGGTCGGCGGCCGCGGCGTTCTGTCCGCTCCGAGGGAGAAGGACTGGGCGAGGGGGCGGCCTTTCACGAGGTTCGGCTCCGAGCTCGGACCCGACCCCGCAGGGGCGGCTGCCGTTGCCTGCGGATGCTCGCCGGCCGCTGGTGCCCTCCCTTCCGCTCGAGCCGCCAGCCCGAGCGCCCGCCGGCATACGCGACCCCCGTCGCGGGTCGGGACCAACGCGGAAGGCGCCCTTCGGGCAAAGGCCGGGGTTTCCATTCCGTTTTCCCGGCCGCGGCTGGCAACAGACGGCGTCTCAGAACTGTGCACGGGGACCAGGGGAAATCCGACgggtttaattaaaaacaaagcaaTGCGAGGTCGGTGATCGATTGCTGACGCATTGTGGATTTCTGGGCCCATGCTCTGAATGTCAAAGTGAAGAGATTCAACCAAGCGCGGGTAAACGGCGGGAGTAACTATGACTCTCTTAAGGTAGCCAAATTGCCTCGTTCATCTAATTAGTGACGCGATGAATGCGATTAACGAGATTCCCACTGTCCTACCTAACTATCTAGCGAACCCACAGGCAAGGGGAACGGGCCTGCAGTTAACGGCGGGGAAAGAAGACCCTGTGAGCTTGACTCTAGTTTGGCTTTGTACGAGAGGCACCTGAGGTGGTAGCATAAGTGGGAAGGGCGCTCGCGCACGACGATGAAATACCACTACTTGGTCGTCTCTCTACTTACTCGGTGATGCGGGAGCGGGAGGCATGACGGGGTTCGGGCATGCGAGCGGGCCGGCGGCCCCCCGGGGCTAGCCGCGCCCTCCTCCTGCCCGTCTTCCCTATGCTCTACCGATTTTAGACTGCAGTGACATGAACAAGAGCGGCCGCCTCCCCGGGGGGCGGAAAGGGGCTTCTCCGCGCGGGTCGGTTCGTCGCGCCGCTCGCGGGCGCGCGTCGCGACCCGTTCCGAGGACAGAGCAGATGGGGAGTGAATGGGGCGGTACATCTGTCAAACGATAACGCAGATTGTCCCAAGGTCAAGCTCAGTGGACAGAAACCACGTGTAGAGCCCAAGGGCAAATGCTGGCTTGATCCGGACTCTCAGTACGAGCACGGACTGCGAAAGCAAAGGCCTAGCGATCCGTTGACTTTTACGATTTTTAAGCAGAGGTGTCAGAAAGTACCACAGGGATAAATGGCTTGTGGCGGCCAAGCGTTTCATAGCGACGTCGCTTTTTGATCCATTGATGTCGGATTCTTCCATCATTGTGAAGCAGTTTTCACCAAGCGTAGGATTGTTCACCCTCTAATAGGGTAACGTGAGCTGGGTTTAGACCGTCGCGAGACAGGTTAGTTTTAACCCTACCGTTAACACGTCGCACGTCGCGACAGGAGCCCCGCCCAGTACCGGAGGAACGGTCGGGTCCGGAACCAATGGTGCACCTCCTGCCCGAAGGCCACCAGGGGAGGCAGCCACCGTCCGGCAGGTTTTACCCCGAAGGCATCTCAAGGACGGAAAACCGCGCTGAGCGTTAGCGACGTGATCGCGTGCGGCGCAACGGATCGGACGGAGTTTACTAAATGAGTTTAACGGCCGAGCCCGGCGAGAGCCAAGGGAGGCGGACTGTTGCCCATGCAAGGGGAAGTCCCGGCGGCTGTTTCTGACGGTCGTAAGGGGGGAGGTTCCAGTCGACGGCCCGCCAAACCGCTCCCTC
This window encodes:
- the LOC119570526 gene encoding uncharacterized protein LOC119570526 (The sequence of the model RefSeq protein was modified relative to this genomic sequence to represent the inferred CDS: added 45 bases not found in genome assembly); the encoded protein is MTLIPTEGVRPVWRKGLLGPCFKTGREEYRLFARREGHAGEGKGSAGASELGSTAASDQSPVPGRPRRRDRRGGKTRAPGDPRTGALENAPRPTRSGGRTRRRFLPGPGPQTPVCPQRVAATYCGGKIARRRRAGGGGRSPRWLLRPRPPEREVATPAAVSRQADELNPPSSIFESPPV